The Camelina sativa cultivar DH55 chromosome 14, Cs, whole genome shotgun sequence genome includes a window with the following:
- the LOC104742272 gene encoding dof zinc finger protein DOF1.6-like: protein MPSEPNQTRPTRVHASTAAYPPPNLAEPLPCPRCNSNTTKFCYYNNYNLAQPRYFCKSCRRYWTQGGTLRDVPVGGGTRRSSSKRHRSFSSTATSSSSSSSVITTTQEPATTEASQTKGSSSSVISGHGVGGFASLLGLGSGSGGSDYEFGYSYGYGLEEMSIGYLGGSTGGGGGEIPVVDGGGDTWRLGEVEGKSGGGDSLIWPGLEISMQSNDVK, encoded by the coding sequence ATGCCGTCTGAACCAAACCAGACCCGACCCACCAGAGTTCATGCCTCAACGGCGGCTTACCCACCGCCAAATCTGGCCGAGCCTCTCCCCTGTCCTCGCTGCAACTCCAACACCACCAAGTTCTGttactacaacaactacaacCTCGCTCAGCCTCGTTACTTCTGCAAATCTTGCCGCCGTTACTGGACTCAAGGTGGTACACTCCGTGACGTCCCCGTCGGCGGTGGAACTCGCCGTAGCTCCTCGAAACGCCACCGCTCTTTCTCCTCCACCGCTAcgtcctcttcttcctcctcttccgtCATCACAACAACACAAGAACCAGCCACGACTGAAGCGAGCCAGACGAAGGGTAGTAGTAGTAGCGTAATCTCAGGTCATGGAGTTGGAGGCTTTGCTTCTCTGTTGGGTTTAGGAAGTGGAAGCGGTGGGTCGGACTACGAGTTCGGCTACAGCTACGGGTACGGGCTTGAGGAGATGAGTATTGGCTATCTTGGAGGTTccaccggaggaggaggaggagagattcCGGTGGTGGACGGTGGCGGTGACACGTGGCGGTTGGGGGAGGTTGAAGGTAAAAGTGGAGGAGGAGACAGTTTGATATGGCCTGGTCTTGAGATCTCAATGCAAAGCAACGATGTTAAGTGA
- the LOC104742271 gene encoding transmembrane protein 147, with protein MTLFHFFNCAILTFGPHAVYYSATPLSEYDTLGTSVKAAVVYLATALVKLVCLATFLQVSETEVFDPYQEALKAMIGFIDVAGLYYALAQLTHRNISQNHKFQAVGLGWAFADSVLHRLAPLWVGARGLEFTWDYVLQGLEANANLVFTISLAALGSLMWLRKNKPKSLIPIIYTCAVIIATMPSITSYLKRVMGWHFPKIVGFELVTSLVMAFISCQLFILCQRPSL; from the exons ATGACGCTTTTTCACTTCTTCAACTGTGCGATTCTCACATTCGGTCCTCATGCCGTCTACTACTCTGCCACTCCTTT ATCTGAATATGACACACTTGGAACCTCCGTGAAAGCTGCTGTTGTTTACCTTGCTACAGCTTTGGTTAAG CTTGTTTGTTTGGCAACTTTCCTGCAAGTATCTGAGACTGAAGTATTTGACCCATACCAG GAAGCATTGAAAGCAATGATTGGCTTCATTGATGTTGCTGGTCTATATTATGCTCTGGCCCAACTGACACATAGGAACATCTCCCAAAACCATAAGTTTCAGGCTGTTGGACTTG GGTGGGCATTCGCGGATTCTGTTTTGCACAGGTTGGCACCTCTTTGGGTTGGCGCTCGAGGACTGGAGTTCACTTGGGATTATGTTCTGCAAGGCCTTGAAGCCAATGCAAATCTG GTGTTCACCATATCTTTAGCTGCTCTAGGTTCGTTGATGTGGCTACGCAAGAACAAGCCGAAGAGTCTGATCCCCATCATATACACATGTGCAGTGATCATCGCAACAATGCCTTCCATCACAAGCTATCTAAAGAGAGTCATGGGATGGCATTTCCCGAAAATTGTTGGTTTCGAGCTGGTGACTTCTTTGGTGATGGCTTTCATCAGTTGTCAACTCTTCATCCTTTGTCAGAGACCGTCTTTGTGA
- the LOC109128806 gene encoding uncharacterized protein LOC109128806, translating into MYSGLVMILDKCLDKVLMWVINTCKRGSKKLHTLAVW; encoded by the coding sequence ATGTATTCTGGTCTAGTCATGATTCTAGACAAGTGTTTGGACAAGGTCCTGATGTGGGTAATCAATACATGTAAAAGAGGAAGTAAAAAGCTCCACACACTAGCTGTTTGGTAA
- the LOC104742273 gene encoding lysine histidine transporter-like 8, with product MDERPETELISIPATPRVSTPEILTPSGQRSPRPATKPSSATWTPTSFISPRFLSPIGTPMKRVLVNMKGYLEDVGHLTKLNPQDAWLPITESRNGNAYYAAFHNLNAGVGFQALVLPVAFAFLGWSWGILSLTIAYCWQLYTLWILVQLHEAVPGKRYNRYVELAQAAFGERLGVWLALFPTVYLSAGTATALILIGGETMKLFFQIVCGPLCTSNPLTTVEWYLVFTSLCIVLSQLPNLNSIAGLSLIGAVTAITYSTMVWVLSVSQPRPATISYEPLSMPSTSGSLFAVLNALGIIAFAFRGHNLVLEIQSTMPSTFKHPAHVPMWRGAKISYFFIALCIFPISIGGFWAYGNLMPSGGMLAALYAFHIHDIPRGLLATAFLLVVFSCLSSFQIYSMPAFDSFEAGYTSRTNKPCSIWVRSGFRVFFGFVSFFIGVALPFLSSLAGLLGGLTLPVTFAYPCFMWVLIKKPAKYSFNWYFHWGLGWLGVAFSLAFSIGGIWSMVTNGLKLKFFKPPN from the exons ATGGACGAAAGACCCGAGACAGAGCTCATATCAATACCAGCCACACCACGAGTTTCAACACCGGAGATTCTTACTCCTTCCGGCCAAAGATCACCTCGTCCGGCCACCAAACCATCGTCGGCGACATGGACTCCGACCTCTTTCATATCTCCGAGGTTCTTGAGCCCGATTGGTACACCTATGAAACGAGTTCTTGTCAATATGAAAGGGTATCTTGAAGATGTTGGTCACCTCACTAAGCTTAACCCACAAGACGCTTGGCTCCCAATCACTGAGTCTCGTAATGGAAACGCTTACTACGCTGCGTTTCACAATCTGAACGCTGGTGTTGGTTTCCAAGCCCTTGTTCTTCCCGTCGCGTTTGCGTTTCTTGGCTG GAGTTGGGGAATACTCTCTTTGACAATAGCCTATTGTTGGCAACTATACACTCTGTGGATTCTAGTTCAGTTACACGAAGCTGTCCCCGGGAAACGCTACAATCGATATGTCGAGCTAGCACAAGCTGCATTTG GAGAAAGGTTGGGAGTTTGGCTTGCACTGTTTCCCACGGTTTACTTATCAGCGGGAACCGCGACAGCGCTGATTCTGATCGGTGGAGAGACAATGAAACTCTTCTTCCAAATAGTTTGCGGTCCATTATGCACCTCGAACCCTTTAACAACAGTCGAATGGTATTTGGTGTTTACATCTCTATGCATCGTTCTGTCTCAGCTTCCAAACCTCAATTCGATTGCGGGACTCTCCTTGATAGGAGCAGTGACAGCAATAACTTATTCCACAATGGTTTGGGTTCTCTCTGTGAGCCAACCAAGACCAGCCACTATCTCATACGAGCCTCTTTCTATGCCTTCAACTTCTGGTTCGCTCTTCGCGGTTTTGAATGCTCTTGGCATTATAGCTTTTGCCTTTAGAGGTCACAACTTGGTTTTGGAAATTCAG TCGACAATGCCATCTACGTTTAAGCATCCAGCTCATGTACCAATGTGGAGAGGAGCCAAGATATCTTACTTCTTCATTGCTCTGTGTATCTTTCCAATCTCCATTGGAGGCTTTTGGGCTTATGGGAACCTT ATGCCTTCAGGAGGTATGCTTGCTGCTTTATATGCATTCCATATTCATGACATTCCAAGAGGCTTGTTAGCGACAGCGTTTCTACTAGTTGTCTTCAGCTGTCTGAGCAGCTTTCAGATATACTCGATGCCCGCCTTTGACAGTTTTGAGGCTGGCTACACAAGCCGAACCAACAAACCTTGTTCGATATGGGTCAGATCAGGTTTCCGAGTCTTTTTCGGTTTTGTCTCGTTTTTCATCGGTGTTGCTCTCCCTTTCCTGTCTAGTCTCGCGGGTTTGCTCGGTGGACTCACGCTCCCGGTCACATTTGCTTATCCTTGCTTTATGTGGGTATTGATTAAGAAACCAGCGAAATACAGTTTCAATTGGTATTTCCATTGGGGTTTGGGTTGGTTGGGAGTTGCATTTAGCTTGGCATTCTCCATTGGTGGGATCTGGAGTATGGTTACAAATGGACTTAAGCTCAAGTTCTTCAAGCCACCTAACTAA
- the LOC104743913 gene encoding uncharacterized protein LOC104743913, which yields MYLAENFNKSSIARDFTLRRSLWVLEKKDMTFAAYCREFIANCDALSSIGKPIDESLKIFDFLNGLGRDYDPITTVVQSSLSKASPPSFGDVVSKVENFDTKLRSYDVSEFVTPHLAFQAQQTGNGNQSRGGYRGRGWSSGQNRVRGGYSSRGRGFSQHQSNPRASGERPICQICGRTGHIAFDCWNRFDKNYQRPDVAQVFSSLQVSDGNEWVTDSGATAHVTPSASNLQSATTYIGNDPVMVGDGAYLPITHVGSNTISSAAGKISLNNVLVCPDLQKSLVFVLKLCDGLPCGVWFDANKVCVVDIPTQKVVAKGPRNSGFYLLENQEFVALFSNRYCAASEGTGHHRLGHSN from the coding sequence ATGTATTTAGCAGAAAACTTCAATAAGAGTAGCATAGCTAGAGATTTTACTCTTCGCCGTAGCTTGTGGGTTCTAGAGAAAAAGGACATGACTTTTGCAGCTTATTGTAGAGAGTTTATTGCCAATTGTGATGCCTTAAGTTCCATTGGGAAGCCTATTGATGAGTCCTTAAagatttttgactttttgaatGGCTTGGGTCGTGACTATGATCCCATCACGACTGTTGTTCAAAGTTCTCTAAGCAAGGCTTCACCTCCGAGCTTTGGTGATGTTGTATCTAAAGTTGAGAACTTTGACACCAAGCTACGGTCCTATGATGTTTCTGAGTTTGTTACGCCTCATCTCGCCTTTCAAGCTCAACAAACTGGTAATGGAAATCAATCTCGTGGCGGATATCGCGGTAGGGGATGGTCTTCAGGGCAGAACAGGGTCCGTGGTGGTTACTCCTCAAGAGGCAGAGGTTTCTCTCAACACCAATCCAATCCTCGAGCCTCTGGAGAGCGCCCTATCTGTCAGATTTGTGGACGTACTGGCCATATTGCGTTTGATTGTTGGAACAGATTTGATAAAAACTATCAACGTCCTGATGTTGCTCAAGTGTTCTCCTCCCTGCAAGTTTCTGATGGTAATGAATGGGTCACAGATTCTGGTGCTACAGCGCATGTCACTCCTTCTGCTAGCAACCTGCAATCTGCAACAACATACATTGGGAATGACCCTGTTATGGTTGGAGATGGAGCATATCTACCCATAACACATGTTGGATCCAACACCATCTCTTCTGCGGCAGGTAAAATATCCTTGAATAATGTTTTGGTTTGTCCAGATCTGCAAAAGTCTCTTGTCTTTGTCTTGAAACTGTGTGATGGTCTGCCTTGTGGAGTTTGGTTTGATGCTAACAAAGTCTGTGTTGTTGACATACCCACTCAGAAGGTGGTGGCAAAGGGTCCTCGAAATAGTGGATTCTATCTGTTGGAGAACCAAGAATTTGTTGCCCTCTTCTCTAATCGTTATTGTGCAGCTTCGGAAGGCACCGGGCATCATAGGCTTGGGCACTCAAACTGA